In Paralichthys olivaceus isolate ysfri-2021 chromosome 13, ASM2471397v2, whole genome shotgun sequence, the following are encoded in one genomic region:
- the LOC109644352 gene encoding phosphomevalonate kinase isoform X2, protein MEERVFEPKLVLVFSGKRKSGKDYVTDLIKGRLGSDVCCVLRLSGPLKQQYAQEHGLDLDQLLGPGLYKEQFRANMICWGETRRRRDPGFFCRLATRGACQPVWVVSDARRLSDLQWFRSEFPQQTRSVRVQSSEETRTKRGWSFTAGVDDAESECGLDSGVAFDWIISNEANAPSLDEQLHPILRLAEEAASSPIITDQ, encoded by the exons ATGGAGGAACGAGTCTTCGAACCCAAACTGGTTCTGGTCTTCAGCGGGAAACGGAAGTCCGGAAAAGATTATGTGACGGACTTGATCAAGGGACG TTTAGGGTCGGACGTTTGCTGCGTCCTGCGTCTGTCCGGACCTCTCAAACAACAGTATGCTCAG GAACACGGACTGGACCTGGACCAGTTGCTGGGCCCTGGTCTTTATAAGGAGCAGTTTCGGGCCAATATGATTTGCTGGGGAGAAACTCGACGACGGCGTGACCCTGGATTCTTCTGTCGCCTAGCAACCAGAGGAGCATGTCAACCAGTCTGG gtGGTGAGTGACGCGCGGCGGCTGTCAGACCTTCAGTGGTTCAGGTCGGAGTTTCCTCAACAAACTCGAAGTGTCAGAGTTCAAAGTTCAGAGGAAACCAGGACAAAGAGGGGGTGGAGCTTCACTGCAG GTGTGGATGACGCGGAGTCAGAGTGTGGGTTGGACAGTGGCGTTGCATTTGATTGGATAATCAGTAATGAGGCCAACGCCCCCTCATTAGATGAGCAGCTGCATCCAATCCTGAGGCTGGCTGAGGAAGCAGCTTCATCACCAATCATCACGGATCAATAA
- the decr1 gene encoding 2,4-dienoyl-CoA reductase [(3E)-enoyl-CoA-producing], mitochondrial, protein MFFFLVFHTFHFVLPPPPPASMLVGSRSEVISSDKMAAFVSGASLLRSKKLSLHKLWFHRSAVLQSGSQSGFFPPAEGVMLPTGSFSNRVAFITGGGTGLGRAMTTTLSQLGAQCVIASRKLDVLQQTADEISSQTGNKVHVVQCDVRDPQAVSRCVDQMESLTGLPDVIINNAAGNFVCPSERLSPNGWKSITDIVLNGTAYVTLELGKRLIQSQKGASFLAITTIYAESGSGFVVPSASAKAGVEALFKSLAAEWGRYGHRFNIIQPGPIRTKGAFSRLDPTGAFEKAMIGRIPTGRLGKPAEIANLAAYMSSDYATWMSGAVIRFDGGEFVSMAGEFNDLRRVTPDQWTAMEKMIRGTKGS, encoded by the exons atgtttttttttttagtttttcacacgtttcattttgtcttgccccccccacccccggcCTCCATGTTGGTAGGatccaggtcagaggtcatcagcTCTGACAAAATGGCGGCGTTTGTTAGTGGAGCGAGTTTGTTGAGATCAAAGAAACTTTCACTTCATAAG CTATGGTTCCACAGGTCTGCGGTGCTGCAGTCCGGTTCTCAGTCGGGGTTCTTCCCTCCAGCAGAAGGCGTCATGTTGCCGACAGGAAGCTTCAGCAACAGAGTGGCATTCATCACAGGAGGTGGGACGGGCCTGGGCCGTGCAAtgaccaccacgctgtcacAGCTGGGAGCTCAGTGCGTCATCGccagcag GAAGTTGGATGTTCTGCAGCAGACGGCCGATGAGATCAGCAGCCAGACTGGAAACAAG GTCCATGTGGTTCAGTGTGATGTCAGAGACCCTCAGGCCGTCTCTCGTTGTGTCGACCAGATGGAGAGTCTGACAGGACTTCctgat GTGATCATcaacaatgcagcaggaaacTTTGTGTGTCCATCAGAACGTCTCTCACCCAACGGCTGGAAGAGCATCACAGACATCGTCCTGAATGGGACGGCATATGTGACTCTGGAGCTGGGAAAGAgactgatccagagtcagaaag GTGCTTCCTTCCTGGCCATCACCACAATCTATGCTGAGTCTGGTTCTGGATTCGTGGTCCCGAGTGCGTCTGCGAAGGCTGGAGTAGAGGCGCTCTTCAA gtctCTAGCTGCAGAGTGGGGGCGCTATGGCCACAGGTTCAACATCATCCAGCCTGGACCAATCAGAACCAAG gGGGCGTTCAGTCGTTTGGATCCAACAGGAGCGTTTGAGAAGGCAATGATTGGTCGGATCCCGACTGGTCGTCTCGGAAAACCAGCAGAGATCGCAAACCTGGCAGCATACATGAGCAGCGACTATGCCACCTGGATGTCTGGAGCT GTGATCCGGTTCGACGGAGGAGAGTTCGTGTCGATGGCCGGAGAGTTTAACGACCTTCGCAGG gtGACTCCAGATCAGTGGACAGCGATGGAGAAAATGATTCGAGGAACTAAAGGATCATAA
- the LOC109644352 gene encoding phosphomevalonate kinase isoform X1 produces the protein MMIRIRIRTMSGSGSGSGRCQDQDDVRIRIRIRMMSGSGSCVRLSSHHKTFVCFVVFSLGSDVCCVLRLSGPLKQQYAQEHGLDLDQLLGPGLYKEQFRANMICWGETRRRRDPGFFCRLATRGACQPVWVVSDARRLSDLQWFRSEFPQQTRSVRVQSSEETRTKRGWSFTAGVDDAESECGLDSGVAFDWIISNEANAPSLDEQLHPILRLAEEAASSPIITDQ, from the exons atgat gatcaggatcaggatcaggacgatgtcaggatcaggatcaggatcaggacgatgtcaggatcaggatgatgtcaggatcaggatcaggatcaggatgatgtcaggatcaggatccTGTGTACGTTTGAGTTCACACCATAAAacctttgtctgttttgttgtcTTCAGTTTAGGGTCGGACGTTTGCTGCGTCCTGCGTCTGTCCGGACCTCTCAAACAACAGTATGCTCAG GAACACGGACTGGACCTGGACCAGTTGCTGGGCCCTGGTCTTTATAAGGAGCAGTTTCGGGCCAATATGATTTGCTGGGGAGAAACTCGACGACGGCGTGACCCTGGATTCTTCTGTCGCCTAGCAACCAGAGGAGCATGTCAACCAGTCTGG gtGGTGAGTGACGCGCGGCGGCTGTCAGACCTTCAGTGGTTCAGGTCGGAGTTTCCTCAACAAACTCGAAGTGTCAGAGTTCAAAGTTCAGAGGAAACCAGGACAAAGAGGGGGTGGAGCTTCACTGCAG GTGTGGATGACGCGGAGTCAGAGTGTGGGTTGGACAGTGGCGTTGCATTTGATTGGATAATCAGTAATGAGGCCAACGCCCCCTCATTAGATGAGCAGCTGCATCCAATCCTGAGGCTGGCTGAGGAAGCAGCTTCATCACCAATCATCACGGATCAATAA
- the LOC138413578 gene encoding salivary glue protein Sgs-3, with protein MDTRNPTTHGASTRPPGSTPTMDTRNPTTHGASTRPPGSTPTMDTSNPTTHGASTRPPGSTPTMDTRNPTTHGPNVPTGTSHTLSSTIRGTSTTPEHHRNSSTGPSVTKSLSPAAATTRSHSTTTNKLSNTTETHVTVTTTETNTTSSTAHTTDNSNSTNINSTTTKSNSTMATGAGTAMPVSVFPLEPITSKSTTPSMTTPAAGGGVPGWGIALLVLAALILLVLILLLIALLVWCCCRGGGQRGYEQFDDIPLYTTHSRFEGPNGQPYAELEKPRKSRTGAYTVNQ; from the exons ATGGACACCAGAAACCCTACAACTCACGGGGCCTCCACCCGTCCACCTGGTAGCACCCCCACAATGGACACCAGAAACCCTACAACTCACGGGGCCTCCACCCGTCCACCTGGTAGCACCCCCACAATGGACACCAGCAACCCTACAACTCACGGGGCCTCCACCCGTCCACCTGGTAGCACCCCCACAATGGACACCAGAAACCCTACAACTCATGGACCCAATGTACCCACAGGAACCAGTCACACCCTCAGCTCCACTATCAGAGGAACCAGCACCACCCCTGAACACCACAGAAACTCCTCGACTGGCCCCAGTGTCACCAAGTCACtttcaccagcagcagccactACGCGATCccacagcacaacaacaaacaaactcagCAACACAACGGAAACCCACGTTACCGTGACGaccactgaaacaaacacaacatcaagCACCGCACATACAACAGACAACAGCAACAGTACCAACATCAACTCTACCACAACGAAGTCCAATAGCACCATGGCAACAGGGGCTGGGACTGCAATGCCTGTTTCAGTTTTCCCACTTGAACCAATCACGTCCAAGAGCACAACCCCAAGTATGACCACACCTGCAGCCGGCGGTGGTGTACCTGGATGGGGGATAGCTCTGCTGGTTCTGGCAGCTCTGATCCTGCTAGTGCTGATCCTGCTGCTGATAGCACtg CTGGTGTGGTGCTGCTGCCgcgggggggggcagagaggcTACGAACAATTCGATGACATCCCTCTGTACACAACCCACAGTCGCTTCGAGGGACCCAACGGACAACCATAC GCAGAACTGGAGAAGCCGAGGAAGAGCCGGACGGGGGCGTACACGGTGAACCAATGA